One window from the genome of Sebastes umbrosus isolate fSebUmb1 chromosome 12, fSebUmb1.pri, whole genome shotgun sequence encodes:
- the LOC119499092 gene encoding LOW QUALITY PROTEIN: ATP-dependent RNA helicase DHX30-like (The sequence of the model RefSeq protein was modified relative to this genomic sequence to represent the inferred CDS: inserted 2 bases in 1 codon; substituted 1 base at 1 genomic stop codon): MGHGGNGRERALNYLVRLESXPAEQXGALLFLTFGVLLRKLQLNPSLKGISHVVVDEVHERDIINTDLLLALLRLSLKENPDLRVVLMSVTGDKQRLSQYFGVYQIVKVPQFIHPVRDRYLEEVLREMGRPSPKRVETDKQGGREDVTPDVDLVADVIEHIDRRGEPGAVLCFLPGWQDIRAVQEKLEERHHFSSGSQMILPLHSSLSVADQQAVFQRPQVTQRKIVLTTNIAETSITIDDIVHVVDAGTHKEQNYDPRTKVSCLDTVWISHSNVIQRKGRAGRCQPGQSYHLFPRQQLESMTPFPIPEILRTPLESLVVQAKIHSPNCKAVDFLSQVLDSPDQVAVRDAVRNLQDIGVLDKTETLTPLGERVSCMSCDPRLGKVLVLSAMFRCVLPMLSVAACLTRDPFHNSMQNRALVSKGKEALNRSSYSDYLVFIRGVLGWRRLQQDGDREDRDEYLHKHTLSRFSLRFINGLISQFSENLREAEVVSRANECQRHTSLYNEHSNQDELLKAVLLAGLYPNLIQVKKGAVTKGRFRPNSMSFRTHRGPVLLHRASVNRGKEQLPSRWLTFFSAIQSNGNVFIRDSSTVHPLALLLLTDCDITETVNGDRVDVSFPGCSLVRCELSVETWELLWELRTSIQTMLYRNLNNPSNAINNSSQDGKLISLLVELLNNTDSNPFAQNHNSDNSDSEVD, encoded by the exons ATGGG ACATGGAGGCAATGGGAGAGAGCGAGCCCTTAATTATTTGGTGAGACTTGAGAGCTGaccagcagagca aggagccTTACTCTTCCTCACATTTGGCGTCCTGCTGAGGAAGCTGCAGTTGAACCCATCCCTGAAGGGAATCAGCCATGTGGTGGTGGATGAGGTTCACGAGAGGGACATTATTAACACAGACCTGCTGCTGGCTCTACTGCGTTTGAGCTTAAAGGAGAACCCTGACCTACGAGTGGTGCTTATGAGCGTTACTGGGGACAAGCAGAGGCTGTCCCAGTACTTTGGGGTCTACCAAATTGTTAAAGTGCCTCAATTCATACACCCAGTGAGGGACAGATACCTGGAGGAAGTGCTGAGAGAGATGGGACGCCCAAGTCCAAAGAGAGTGGAGACAGACAAGCAG ggaggaagagaggatgtTACACCAGATGTAGATTTAGTAGCTGATGTTATCGAGCACATTGACAGACGTGGTGAGCCAG GTGCAGTGTTGTGTTTCCTCCCTGGTTGGCAGGACATCAGGGCTGTTCAAGAGAAACTGGAGGAGAGGCACCACTTCTCCTCAGGCTCACAGATGATCTTGCCAT TGCACTCTAGTTTATCAGTAGCAGACCAGCAGGCAGTGTTCCAGCGCCCCCAAGTGACCCAGAGGAAGATTGTTCTCACCACTAACATTGCTGAGACCTCCATCACCATAGATGACATCGTCCATGTGGTGGATGCAGGAACTCACAAAGAGCAGAATTATGACCCACGGACTAAG GTCTCCTGTCTGGACACAGTTTGGATATCTCATTCTAATGTCATTCAGAGAAAAGGGAGAGCAGGGCGATGTCAGCCAGGACAATCCTACCACCTGTTCCCACGACAGCAGCTGGAATCCATGACTCCCTTCCCCATCCCTGAGATCCTGCGCACCCCGCTGGAGAGTTTAGTAGTACAAGCGAAAATCCACAGTCCAAACTGCAAG gctgtAGATTTCTTATCCCAAGTGTTGGACAGTCCGGATCAAGTAGCTGTGAGAGATGCTGTCCGAAATCTACAAGACATTG GAGTCCTGGACAAGACAGAAACCCTGACGCCTTTAGGAGAGCGTGTCTCATGCATGTCGTGTGACCCTCGACTGGGCAAAGTGCTGGTCCTGAGTGCCATGTTCAGATGTGTTCTGCCCATGCTGTCTGTAGCTGCATGTCTGACCAGAGACCCTTTTCACAACAGCATGCAGAACAGAGCTCTTGTTAGCAAG GGGAAAGAGGCTCTGAACAGGTCCAGCTACAGCGACTATTTGGTGTTCATTAGAGGTGTGTTGGGCTGGAGGAGACTTCAGCAGGACggggacagagaggacagggaTGAATATCTGCACAAGCACACTCTGTCAAGGTTCAGCCTACGATTCATCAATG GTCTCATCTCTCAGTTCAGCGAGAACCTGCGTGAAGCCGAGGTGGTGTCTCGTGCCAATGAGTGCCAGCGTCACACTTCTCTCTACAACGAGCACAGCAACCAGGATGAGCTGCTTAAAGCTGTACTGCTGGCTGGACTCTATCCCAACCTCATTCAG GTGAAGAAAGGCGCTGTGACCAAAGGGCGCTTTCGCCCCAACAGCATGTCATTCCGCACACACAGAGGGCCAGTACTGCTTCACCGCGCCTCAGTGAACAG GGGAAAAGAACAGCTCCCTAGTCGCTGGTTGACATTCTTCAGCGCTATCCAGTCCAACGGGAACGTTTTCATCAGAGACTCTTCTACAGTCCATCCACTcgccctgctgctgctcacagaCTGTGATATCACAGAGACAG TGAACGGAGACAGAGTGGACGTATCCTTTCCTGGATGCTCTCTGGTGCGCTGTGAGTTATCAGTTGAGACCTGGGAGCTGCTGTGGGAGCTCCGCACTTCCATTCAGACCATGCTGTACCGCAACCTCAACAATCCCAGCAACGCAATCAACAACTCTTCTCAAGACGGAAAGCTCATCTCTTTACTCGTAGAGCTGCTCAACAATACAGACTCAAACCCTTTTGCTCAGAACCACAACAGTGATAACAGTGACAGTGAGGTGGATTGA
- the LOC119498928 gene encoding alanine aminotransferase 2-like — protein MSVLKEMRPNVRNMKQLECISLARRASQIKEELKQGVRKPYKEVIDVFWGDPHTAGVKPLSFVRQVFAACLYPQLVDSDKLPVDARQRAQMLLKGCAGGSVGSYTASAGMPEIVQRVSEFITRRDGGAPSYPENIYISPGSQWALTNILNVLVNRKASPRTGVLTPSPSYSVSTLSIMELGAAIVPYDLNEEQGWELQVEELHRALESAKGVCNPVALYVINPGNPTGHVQSPKSMQEVIRFVSEKRLFLLADEVYQDCVYGEKSEFVSYKRVLSEMGPPFSDTVELASFHSASKGILGECGLRGGYVELVNLDPAVMKYIYKLFSKDSCAPVLGQFALDLMMNPPQPGDPSYPLYCVETQHIRTKLVKNVKRVFEVVNSLPGFCSQPVEGGAFAFPRLHLPPKAIQKAKEMGMHPDVFYCIRLLEEAGVFVGPGSQYGQKEGTHHIRFCFMTPEDTMEELLRRLTSFQTQFMKDFS, from the exons ATGTCTGTCCTGAAGGAGATGAGACCAAATGTGAGGAACATGAAGCAGTTAGAGTGTATAAGCCTGGCCAGACGAGCAAGCCAGATCAAGGAAGAGCTCAAacag GGAGTGAGAAAGCCATACAAAGAGGTGATAGATGTCTTCTGGGGAGACCCACACACGGCAGGTGTGAAGCCTCTATCATTTGTCCGACAG GTTTTTGCAGCATGTCTTTACCCTCAGCTGGTGGACAGTGACAAACTGCCAGTGGACGCCAGACAGAGGGCTCAGATGCTGCTTAAGGGATGTGCTGGAGGGAGTGTAG GTTCTTATACTGCTTCAGCGGGTATGCCAGAAATAGTCCAGAGAGTCTCTGAATTCATAACGAGACGAGATGGTGGAGCTCCATCTTACCctgaaaacatatacataagCCCCGGCTCACAGTGGGCACTCACG AACATTCTCAACGTCTTGGTGAACAGGAAAGCTTCACCCAGAACAGGTGTGCTGACTCCATCGCCATCCTACTCCGTTTCCACTTTGTCCATAATGGAACTGGGAGCAGCTATCGTTCCCTACGACCTCAATGAGGAGCAGGGCTGGGAGCTGCAGGTGGAGGAGCTGCATCGAGCACTGGAATCTGCAAAGGGAGTCTGCAACCCTGTAGCCCTGTATGTCATCAACCCTGGAAATCCCACAG GTCATGTTCAAAGCCCGAAATCAATGCAAGAGGTGATCCGGTTCGTTTCAGAGAAGAGGCTCTTCCTTCTGGCTGATGAG GTCTATCAGGACTGTGTTTATGGGGAAAAGAGTGAATTTGTCTCTTACAAGAGGGTTCTGTCTGAGATGGGTCCTCCTTTTTCAGACACAGTGGAGCTGGCGTCCTTCCACTCAGCATCCAAAGGCATCCTGGGAGA gtGTGGTCTGCGTGGTGGGTATGTGGAGCTGGTAAATCTGGACCCTGCTGTTATGAAATACATCTACAAACTGTTCTCAAAGGACTCCTGTGCACCTGTGTTGGGTCAGTTTGCCCTGGATCTGATGATGAACCCTCCACAACCAGGAGATCCCTCATACCCACTTTATTGTGTG GAGACACAACACATCAGAACCAAGCTGGTTAAGAATGTAAAGAGAGTCTTTGAGGTAGTAAACAGTCTGCCGGGTTTCTGCAGCCAGCCAGTGGAAGGAGGAGCATTTGCGTTCCCCAGACTGCATCTTCCACCTAAAGCCATTCAGAAAGCCAAG gaAATGGGAATGCATCCAGATGTTTTCTACTGTATCAGACTACTGGAGGAGGCCGGTGTGTTTGTCGGTCCTGGTAGTCAGTACGGACAAAAGGAGGGCACGCACCACATCAG ATTTTGCTTTATGACCCCCGAGGACACAATGGAAGAATTACTGAGGCGTCTGACCAGCTTTCAAACCCAGTTCATGAAGGATTTTTCTTAA
- the LOC119499348 gene encoding alanine aminotransferase 2-like produces the protein MSVLKEMRPNVRNMKQLECTSLVRRASQIKEELKQGVRKPYKEVIDVFWGDPHTAGVKPLSFVRQVFAACLYPQLVDSDKLPVDARQRAQMLLKGCAGGSVGSYTASAGMPEIVQRVSEFITRRDGGAPSYPENIYISSGSQWALTNILNVLVNRKASPRTGVLTPSPSYSVSILSIMELGAAIVPYDLNEEQGWELQVEELHRALESAKGVCNPVALYVINPGNPTGHVQSPKSMQEVIRFVSEKRLFLLADEVYQDCVYGEKSEFVSYKRVLSEMGPPFSDTVELASFHSASKGILGECGLRGGYVELVNLDPAVMKYIYKLFSKDSCAPVLGQFALDLMMNPPQPGDPSYPLYCVETQHIRTTLVKNVKRVFEVVNSLPGFCSQPVEGGAFAFPRLHLPPKAIQKAKEMGMHPDVFYCIRLLEEAGVFVSPGSQYGQKEGTHHIRFCIMTPEDTMEELLRRLTSFQTQFMQDFS, from the exons ATGTCTGTCCTGAAGGAGATGAGACCAAATGTGAGGAACATGAAGCAGTTAGAGTGTACAAGCCTGGTCAGACGAGCAAGCCAGATCAAGGAAGAGCTCAAacag GGAGTGAGAAAGCCATACAAAGAGGTGATAGATGTCTTCTGGGGAGACCCACACACGGCAGGTGTGAAGCCTCTATCATTTGTCCGACAG GTTTTTGCAGCATGTCTTTACCCTCAGCTGGTGGACAGTGACAAACTGCCAGTGGACGCCAGACAGAGGGCTCAGATGCTGCTTAAGGGATGTGCTGGAGGGAGTGTAG GTTCCTATACTGCTTCAGCGGGTATGCCAGAAATAGTCCAGAGAGTCTCTGAATTCATAACGAGACGAGATGGTGGAGCTCCATCTTACCctgaaaacatatacataagCTCCGGCTCACAGTGGGCACTCACG AACATTCTCAACGTCTTGGTGAACAGGAAAGCTTCACCCAGAACAGGTGTGCTGACTCCATCGCCATCCTACTCCGTTTCCATTTTGTCCATAATGGAACTGGGAGCAGCTATCGTTCCCTACGACCTCAATGAGGAGCAGGGCTGGGAGCTGCAGGTGGAGGAGCTGCATCGAGCACTGGAATCTGCAAAGGGAGTCTGCAACCCTGTAGCCCTGTATGTCATCAACCCTGGAAATCCCACAG GTCATGTTCAAAGCCCGAAATCAATGCAAGAGGTGATCCGGTTCGTTTCAGAGAAGAGGCTCTTCCTTCTGGCTGATGAG GTCTATCAGGACTGTGTTTATGGGGAAAAGAGTGAATTTGTCTCTTACAAGAGGGTTCTGTCTGAGATGGGTCCTCCTTTTTCAGACACAGTGGAGCTGGCGTCCTTCCACTCAGCATCCAAAGGCATCCTGGGAGA gtGTGGTCTGCGTGGTGGGTATGTGGAGCTGGTAAATCTGGACCCTGCTGTTATGAAATACATCTACAAACTGTTCTCAAAGGACTCATGTGCACCTGTGTTGGGTCAGTTTGCCCTGGATCTGATGATGAACCCTCCACAACCAGGAGATCCCTCATACCCACTTTATTGTGTG GAGACACAACACATCAGAACCACGCTGGTTAAGAATGTAAAGAGAGTCTTTGAGGTAGTAAACAGTCTGCCGGGTTTCTGCAGCCAGCCAGTGGAAGGAGGAGCATTTGCGTTCCCCAGACTGCATCTTCCACCTAAAGCCATTCAGAAAGCCAAG gaAATGGGAATGCATCCAGATGTTTTCTACTGTATCAGACTACTGGAGGAGGCCGGTGTGTTTGTCAGTCCTGGTAGTCAGTACGGACAAAAGGAGGGCACGCACCACATCAG ATTTTGCATTATGACCCCCGAGGACACAATGGAAGAATTACTGAGGCGCCTGACCAGCTTTCAAACCCAGTTCATGCAGGATTTTTCTTAA